The genomic region TATGTAAAGTGACTGATGGGGATAGCATCGATGAGTGGTTGCACACACTTGGAGCAAATTTCACATGTGAAAATGCAAGCCACGGTGAGATCGCTAACGCTCGCGTACCCAACAACCTCCCAAAACTGTTAAGACGAACCACAAAACACCATGATTTTAGCTTCTGGAGGCGTTCCCATTGTTGGGTCTAGCATCTCTCGATATGGCTCTAGCGCTGTCACTCACAGCTCACCTCTCACCCTACAGTCATTCCATTAACAGTCAGAATAAGACAAGCTTCTTTGGGGAACGAGACGGTTTGCCTTAGTTGCCGTTAGATTCGGCAGTATTTGAGGCATTTGaggatatttatttaaaaagaTGTGAGTGGAATTTCCCCACCTACCGACCGGTCTGTTAGTATGGGCGGGACGTTCTGACTCTGGATGTGAAATTGAAGTTGATAACGGGGAGCAATTGGAGGCTTTTGGATACAACCCTGGAGGTGCAAAAAATTTTCTGGACCAATACAGAAATAGCATCCCAAGGAGAGGCTGAGAAGTGTGAGTGGGCGATCTGGTCTGTGCATGGCCCGTTATCTCTTTGGTGTCGGACGCAATCTTGGACGCTAAACCCCTTCGGTGCAGGTCTTATCCATGTCCTCGCTTCGCCCTTGGAGCCTCGATCTGGGATTGACTCTTTTTAATCTCGCTCATTTCAGTTTTTCGGAACGGTAGGATaaacaagctcaacactACTGTGCGTAGTACGTGGGGGATCTGTGACATTTTTCATATTGGCATCCCGCCCAAAGCGCCAGACAAATATGTTTTACAGAACAGCTCCGTGGAGAAATAATAGGGAGGAAAACTCTTGTAGCCAATACCAGTGCGAGGCTGTCTTCCGCGCTCTGTGTGTTCTGTCAAATCATGACAGGAAGCTTTGACATGCTAGTCTTATTGACTAAGCCGTGCATGTCGGATGTAGTCTCGTCTGGGGATGGTGTAATCTGCATTGCAGCAAAAAAAGACAGCCGCCATCGTCTGGAAACTATTGAAGCGGGAAAGAAGCGGTCTTGACTCTTTGACTTCGAGTCTGTCTTCTTGTTCATGACAACCTGAATCATGCGATCAGTTGTCTGGGTGAAGAGACACGACTGTGTTCAGACTGTCATCTTGGAGAGTGCCAGACGcaaaaaagagaagaggctCTAGCTTTTTATGGCTGAGACCCACATACGCGAACGAACAATCTGGAGGCTCTCCAAGTGTGTCAGCCACGAGCGTTAGgctttgcttttgctttgtCTTGGAGATTTCCCGCCCTTTGACTTCGCAGGTTCATTTGGGGATGAGGATCAGTGGGCGACAAGCATCGTGAGACGTTTGGACCTGGGGTTTGTCCGTCGTCCACTGAAATAACAGCGGGTATGGGCACGGATGATACTGTATCACAGCATGGTTATTGACATGGATCAGCATCTGGGCAAATGGCATGCCATGGAGCTTCAGGTCCTGTTTTGTAGATCTTAGTAATTGGTCCAAGGACCAGTGTTGCAGTTGCACCGGAAAAGTCTGGGGGAGGCTCCCGGCTGAGACTTTGTTGGTATCTCGAGATGTTGTGTATGTGTTGGTTGGGAGCATTATTTTTTTCCAAGAcagaaaagagaaggaaaaagaaaaaaaaaagagtgTGTGGTGAGACAATGAAAGAATGAGCGCGTGGTTTCTGTGACGACATACGTCATTGACGACAAAGATGTCACGAGTTACCATGCACTGCGTTTGTTGACCTGGCGGACGTTGTGCTCCCCTCTATCAAATGAAATCCTCGTAAGCGAAttggcttggcttcttctttttggctTTCGTTCAATATGCACGGAATTTCCAATGGTACTGCACCCGAAAGAAGCTTCGAATCAATGCCCTCGCTAACGTGCTACAGGGCATAGAGCTCTTCTAGACGTGCCCCGTGCTCTGGTTCAACAAGGGGCTCTGCCTTGGAAATACACAATTCAGTGATACAGTGCAAGGAGGCTCAGACTCAAGGTTGCGGTGCAAGCCATGAACTCACTCTTGTGGCACATACATGGAAATGCGAGCCTCATAATGTCGGTGAAGCTTTTATTCTTTGAAGGATTGACCATGTCGTACTGAGCCATCGAGATTGACGATTTTCTGTTAAATCCATCTACCGAGAGCTAACGCTCCTGCAATGGTAGTTCAGAGAGTCGGGCCCTGATTCATTGCCCTGAACGGCGCGTCCGGATGACACGGAGCGGACGATACGGAGGAGCGAGTCTGGACATGGGGGCAGGGAGTATTTTGGATCGTGAGGCACGCACGCAAGCAATTGGGGAAAGGCgtgagaagctgaagctctaGGCTCACTGTGTGTCACCGACCCGACTCCACCTCTCAATTCGATGAGGTGAGGATGATTGATAGCTTTGGCACTTTTTTGTCCACATTATTTTTCTGGTCCAAAGCTGTTTCTGTTCCCCACGTCCCGCTTCGCTTGCTTCACCTCGTTTCTCCAGACCATGCTCTACATATGTAGCTTTCTTGATAATTCGTCATCGTGGATTAGTTGCTGATATCATCTTGTCTACCTCACCATTGAAGCAGTCAGCTTGGAAGTTTAACTGGGATGCACACTCCTCCCCACGAACTTTCAGAGACATTTCTGTCTTCCCCACCTCGTCCCAAGAATGCTCAGTTCACTTGGCGTGCGCCACGGAGACCTCTCATTCGATGATCTGACCCGGCCTTGGGAACAACTTTGGGGAGAGTGgtctgtttctgtttctgtttgACTTCCTAGGTTCACTTTTTCTGAATCCTCACCATGACGACCTGTTTATTGTCTCTGTGAATCTGTATAGACTTGACTTTCCCCGTTTCCTTTTTTGAagctttcttctttttctttcttttctgtTTTCAGCTTGTAAATCATTCATTGGTGCCTCAAAAAAGCCATCCAGTCATTCATTCACTACTACATCCATTCATTTTTTTACTGCTTACAACTCTCTTTTGACTGTTTTCTATTTTGCTTGAATTATTCAGCCATTCATAACACCACTCGCTACTCCATAAACTACACACACTAAAACCTTCCGGCGCATCCTCAAACCGAAGCAGGCCAAACCAAGAGAGCCCCCCATCTGCTTGCTGCTCTAACGTTAACTTGATACCCATGCCCCGGTAGCGGTAGCATTGGATCTCCGCTTCGACTGTCGCCATCCTAGCAGTTTCGTTTTTTTTATCTGTCGATTCGCGTTTTGATACGACACCTATCTGCGCTACCGGAACTGCCTTGCTCAGATCATATCCACTCTCTCTTCAATCAGGTTCAGTGCAAATCATTTCTCACCAGAAACCTCATATCATCTCATTTTCCTTAAACAATTGTCTGTCATATGCTTTCATCGGCTTCCACGTTTCAATTGCCGATATttcccatcccatcccacGCTCAGGTTTCGCCTCTCACTTCTCCTTTGTCCCCCGCCGCCGCCATCTGACGTTTTCCTGCAAAGCATCCTTACACATCCGGTAACCATCAGCATCCGGTAACATCATTCATCTACAAACGTACATGCATAAGACAAAAAACCACACACTGATTATCAAATCGTcaatctttctcttcttctttattagtctttctttctattttcttatattattgCCCGTCAAGCCCAGTTGTAAATCTTCAGCAAATCGGCAGACGCCAATCTCCGCCATCCCAACTCAAAAAACACCGCGAATCTACACGCACAAAtccacaacaccaagtcTTGATCTGGTTTGGTTGGGGGTCCTTTTTTTTTGCCGCCGCCTCTGATAATCTTGGTGATTACTTCAATTCACGCATTTTGAGGGAATATCAAAAGCCTCTTCCTGTCGAATTGAACTGTAGCTTCATTTCATCAAAccatccttcttctgcttctctcCACTACTCCATACTCGAACTCGAGTTCTATCCACATCGATCCTACCCCAGAGAAAGCACAGCACAAAATTGTGGTCGTCCCGGACTTAAACTCCACCGCATGGAGAGAGTCTATCTATTGGATACTACACAGAATCAATAATACAATACAACAGAAGACACAAGAAGAGTACGGATAAGATTCCTGTAACAGAACAGATATCTCGTAAGTGCACAACAGCCAGtacagacagacagacagacagaagATGATGCCACCCCCTCCCTCTATCATAAACCCTACCATCCACTCCCTAACACATCCCCCATCCCATCTGTGGCTCTGCCCATCCCAACCAAAAACTCGTTAGCCCACCCCTGGCCTGCAACTCAAATCCTGCCCACTGCTCATCCCTGCCCATTAACACCCACCACCATCCCAAAGAAACCACCACCAGACGGCCCATGCCTACGCGGCTCTCAACCTTGTAGCTCGCTAGCCTCTAGTCCCATGCCGCTCAGGCCGGGCCCCGGTGCTGCCCTCACACCTCTGGACAGGGCCAAGGCAGCGTAGAAAAGAGTTTTGTACCTTGGTTTTTTAATTGGGACCTTGGTGGGCttggcttgacttgacttgaccttgGGGTGTTCAATTCGCCTGCAGCGCAAGACTCAAAACCACCTGCTCCCCGCAGCACTCTTATCCTCGATTCCTTTCAGCATCTCCACCAGCTCTGATTGCTGTCGACGAGTTTATGACCACCGACTGACTGACTTTACTTCAACAGACTTCCTTCTCAAGTCTTTGGTATCAGCAGCCTCTTTTCATTGTATTTTGTTTTACTGTTTGGTCATTGATTGattttgtctttgttggttTCTTGTTTCATGTCGCCAttgtcctcatcctcatcgccatcatcgtctCGACGAGCCTCCTAATCCGACGACTCTTCTCGCTCACGTTCAACGGATCCATCTGCTGTACCACTTCACTGAGATACCCTCAACCCAACCACCGTCAATTGCCGAACTGTACCTTTCGTGGAAATCTATCTGCTCTGTTGCTGGAATATTGCCAGAGCATTTGTTTTTCTCGAGCTGTATCGTTTGCCTGCCTATTTTTTGTTGGGGTGCGCATTGATCAATTTCATCGTGTAAGTAGTGCACTGCACCTTATCGCCCGCTGaaaaccaccaccactcCACTCACTGTACTCCCCTGTGGATGCACCTGGACCTCAGCACAGCACCATCCTATTGTTTCACTCGTCCTCTTATTGTCATCCATCGCAACAATCGTCAAACAATTAAAAACAATCGTCATTCTTCATTTTTTACTTTTCATCAATAGCCTGTGAAAACCTTGTTACTACCAATTGTCCCCCATCAGCTCTTATCTTTTCCCCCATTTCTTCGTCTAATTATGCATCGCCACAAAAATTCCTTGTTTCTTAACCATGCTAATCAGTGCCTTCCCCATTATTAGACCTGATCTCGATCACCTTCTGCGCCTGCCTTGATCTTCATCGCATACGCtaagagaaagagaaaagaaaaaaaccaCTTCTCGCTGTAGCGCATTCCGCGCAACTGCCCTTGAATCTCTCTCCATCACGAGAAGAGAGCTTCTCATCTCGAAAACCTCATTTATCCCCCTGGGTTACTTCTTTTACTCTATCCTCCACGTGGTGAAGCGAAGTTCCTGGCAAACGGCTTCCACGGAATaacctcctcctctcttccccccttcttctccctctaATCACCACACAACCCACCTTGGGAATGCCTTACACGCCACCCTCACATCGATCTCCCGCTTCGTCAGCCTCCGCATCGCCTGTAGCGAGTCGGCGGTCGTCGCTACAATCGAGTCCGAGACCTAGTCTACCGCGATCTGCTTCATATCTTACAAAGCATCGACGAAcaccttcagcttcagccctTAGCGATGGATCAACAGGGACGCTGACACCGCAGGGAACATCGGAGGATCTTAAGAGCATGGGCACAGCTGTTCCTTCAAGCGTGAGACAATCACCACCACCCGTCACAGACGAACGCGCAATGCCCATGGGTGCCATCATCTCGCCACCTGATTCTGCTTCCTCCGGTAGCGACGACGAGGAGCAAGAACCACAAATTCGAGGTCGAAAGCTTGACAAGGCTCTGCGGGACGCTGTCAGCCAGATCCCCATGCAACGTTCATCATCCCCCCCACGATCACAATTGCAGCATCAAGACAGCACAGAACATCTTCAGCTCCGCCGCAAGGATGGTGTACACCTCAGCTTCAGCACAAGTGCACTAGGTGATCTCGCAAAGGGCCGTAAGATGGGACACGTTCGATCAGCCACCGAGCCAAACGCTGGCCTCTCCAAGTCAAACGACAACTCGATATCAGTATCAGAGGAGGAGTCTGACGAGGACCTGCTTAAGAAGCCTCAAATGGTGCGAAAGAAGTCTGGTGAGCTAGTCCGACCTGCCCtccgtccttcttctcgacgaCGTCCCTCAAGCATGCCCGGTAcccccatcttctccaaggctgTTCACTTTGATTCACACCTCGAGCACGTCCGACACTTCTTGCAAGTGGACCGACCTCTGGCTGTGAGTGCTGGATCTTCGCCAATCGACAGCTACGAGAGTGATACCGAGTATCCCTTCCCTGGCAATGGCAAGCAGACTGCCCGCACCCCTCCTTTTGAGTGGGAGATCCTTACCACAAACTTCCCTCACGACTCAGCCGCACGTAAGTCGTTGCCCGTTCGACTGGAAAAGGTTTGGCTCTCGGCCGACCAAAAGACCCTTCTGGGCTCTGTGGCTGTCGCCAACATTGCCTTCTCCAAGGCCGTTACCTGCCGTTTCACTCTGGATTACTGGAAGACCACCTCGGAGGTTGCCGCTGATTACAGCCACGAGATCCGCCCTCGGGAAACACCGCTGGGTCATGATCGCTTTACCTTTTCCATCAAGCTTGCTGACACGGCCAACCTCGAGTCAAAGACACTCTTCCTCTGCATCCGCTATGCCGTCAACGGACAGGAGTACTGggacaacaacagcagctcTAACTTCCAGGTCGACTTCCGAAAGAAGCATCTGCCCATGAACGGGAAGAACAACTTCCAGGGCGCTTCTTCCCGACCCGCTAATGGCCTTCCCCGGAGTAGCCGACGCACCAACAGCGCCAATGTCCCCCGACCTAAGTCGATGCCTGCTGGCTTCGGTGACTTTGGTGACGATGCTAAGCTCAACTTTGACCAGCCTATCCACGAGTATCTCGGCGAGTCTGAGAACAGCACTGGCGGCCTCCGTCTCAAGTCCAAGTCGGCTGGCAACCTTGCTAGCGATAACCTCTCCAAGGATTTCGGCTCGCCTAGCGGACTTGCCTTCTCCAACCGTTATGACTTTGGTGCTTCCTTGAGTGCTGCTGTCCAGGCCGCGAAGGACAAGGAGGCCTCTCAGGATAAGGATGGACTTTATATGAAGGCCAACGTCCGGACTCTCAAGCCCACCCTCACTGTCCCTGAGCCTGCCACCAACGCTAAGAGCCAGTCTACCACTGGAGCTACCTCTCCCAACTCGACCATCTCCAGCTCTTCGTATGAAGAGTTGGTCAACAAGTACTGCTTTGTACGTGCCCCCGAAGTTCGCCCTGCTTCACCCATCGCTTCTGGTGCCCGTCGCCCATCCCTGATTCACCAGAATCTCAGCATCAGTCTCCAAGGCCTACGGGATGGCACGGCGACACAGAAGCAAAATGAAAGAGTCGGTTACTAACAGTTGTTCGTGTTGCAGTTTGGATCAAAACAGTCGAGTCCTAACATGAAGGACGGTACACTCAGCGGTGCCCGCTTCGACGGTGCTGCCGGCGGAAATCACCATCGCCGCAGCTATACCACCTCACTTGGAAGCCCGAACGGAAATGCCCATCACGCCGGACCTGCAGCTCACCATACCCTTCAGTTGCACGGCGCCTTGAGCCCTCCTTCCGGTGCTTCAACACCACAGGATGCGTTCCGTGCCAACAGTACTTCGCCTTCACCGAGACCTTCAGCCACGGCTAGGTCGGCTTCACCCGCCTTCGTGTCGTTTGATGCTACACCATCCAACGATCTGTCGTACCATGTCCAGCAACAAATGATGGATCGGTTTCCCTGGTCTGATGGACATGCTGCTACGGCGATCCGAGGATAGAATCGTACCGGCGACCGTGGAATTAGGTTGGATTGTTAACATCCACCAGCAACgcaacatcaagagcaacCCAAGATTGCATTACTATCTTGATATCTAATAACCCTTCAACACTTATGGGACAAGACAACATCATGTTTGTCGCCCAACATCACTACTCTACCCCGGCTGTTTGATCCGAAACAGCACAGCCCTTTGACATACAGTCACTGGGAATGCTTCTACGGCTGACGGCCACAATTGTTTGGCGTTTACGGTAATGGACTTGTGCTAGCCTGGCAGGGCGAGCCGGGCATCCGCATCGGAGTTTGGGAGCCATGTTTACCTGCGAGTCCTGATTTCCTCGTTTGCTCTCGCGGAATATCACCCGCTTCTGTTTTACTCTTGTTTTTTTAATCGGAATTTTCtggccatcatcaccgcTTCACCCTGACGCTTGCTTCTCGCCGTTGAACGGACAGAGACATTCTTTAATGCGGGTTTTGCGTGTGATGTGACAGACCATTGTGTTTTATCTTGACGTCTGCGGATAGTTGAGCGAAGCCTGGTTTTACGCGTGTCACGAATGTCTCCCGAGGCGTATGCCTAAACGATGACTTGATTGAATGCGAAGACTGTGTAATGGCGAATGGACAGGACAATTGGGAATGGATTCAAAAAAGTTTGCCTTCCGATGAATGGTATGCAATACGAAGGATTGTGTTTGGAAGGGAGGAAAGGAGTTGGGTCAGAACAGATATACATTATACTATACACTACAAAGCTGCCAGAATGCGATGCAGGTACAGCTCAAGAGAATCATTTGCACCTCTGACTTTTATCCCATGTTTGTGATGTGATTGTTGTGATTGACTGTAGCGATGAAGGGCAGGAGGTTTGATGAGGGGATCGTCAATGGGCTTATTGTTATTTACTTCCATGACGAGATTGAAGTGGTCAACACATAGTAATAGCtaattttaacttttttcTGATGTGACAGTAAACTTGAATTGAGTCTCTTCGTACTAAAGACGGGAGATTCATTCCTTATTCCGGAGAAATTGTTTGGCGAGCATCCAAGCCACGCACCGTAAGCTCGACAAGGCTCCTTGATTGGCCGGCTCGCCAACAAACAGTTCCGTCCTTTGTTCAGCCTTACAGGCAATGCCCTGGCCGTAAGCAAACACTCCCAAATCAGAATGAACCAGTGGGCCGCAGTCATCAGTGCATTATATtgttctcttccttctgtcAGATGCTTTGAAGTGATTGGTCGGGTCGCCAAACATGGTTCTGGTATACTCAATTCAGAGCAGTGAAGCAGGGTCGTGATGTGTTTCATGGAGTCTGAGcctctttgatgatgagtgATTGGCGACATGATGTGTTGATCAATGTTCTGGGGTTGAGCAGTGGGAGGATATAAGAGCGTGAGTTGATCGCTGggaaagaggaggagtaTCATTCCTCTCATACAGTCTTGTACAATCTTCTATTTTTGTTGGTTCTACTAGTTCGCAATGAGGCTTCCGAAGAGTCTTGGTCTGGCGTTTGGGTCGTTGGTGGCGGCTCAAGAGTGGGTGGCTGCGCCAAAGGGTCTAGAAGTCGTGTCGTCCAAGTTGTTCAATGGCGCTGAGATTTCGTACAAGAAGGTAAAGCCTCAAGCCTTTCAACGGCCTCAGAAGATGGAGTGACTAATAATTAAACAGACTTCTGTTTGTGAGACTACCGAGGGTGTCAATGCTTACAGCGGCTATGTCTCGCTTCCTAAGAGTCTACTCCCTGACTTTCAGCATTGGGATGAGAAGCAGAAAgcccatctcttcttctggtacttCGGTACGACGCCCTACTCAATActatatagtttatatactGATAGACTACAGAGGCCCGAAACAACCCATCCACAGCCCCAACATCAATCTACATAGGCGGCGGTCCCGGCTCATCCTCCTTCGACAACACAAACGGCTTTCCCTGCTCCGTAAACGCCGACTCCAACTCAACGACCCTCAATGACATATCATGGAACAAGCACGTCAACATGCTGTACATCGACCAACCGCTGGGAACGGGTTTCTCGTACGTTGATCTTGTGAATGGGACGTTTGATACTCTCACGCAGACGTTTACACCGGTGAAAGGGGAAAAGGTACCCAAGACGAATGGGACGTTTTTGCAGGCGACTTTTGACTCGGGGGAGTTGGAGACTGTgccgaagacgacgatgagtGGTGCTAGGACGATGTGGGCTTTTGCGCAGGTTTGGTTCAATGAGTATGTTTGCCTGTCGAGTTGTGTTGGAGTGTTGCTAACGGGTTAGGTTTCCGGAGTGGCAGACTAAGAATGATGAGATATCCCTCTGGACATCATCTGTAAGTCGccttctcaacctcagaTTCTTAAACTAATACCTCCAGTACGGCGGCTTCTACGGCCCCAACTACTTCTCCTACTTCCAAGATCAAAACACCCTCATCTCCAACTCTAAACCAACCTTTGCAAACGCCACAATTCTTAACCTCGCGACTCTGGGTCTTCAAGAACCTGGTATCGACGCACGAGCTATGGCGAAGGGGTACGCTGATTACGGTCATCATAATAACTACGGTCTTCAATTCTTCGACGATAAGACGTACAAGGGTATGCTCCAGAAGATTGAGGAACCGGAGACGGGCTGTTATGCGTTGACAGATAAGTGTCGCGCTCTCGTGGCGGAAGGTGATCCTGAAAGGTTTGGGAATAACAAGACTGTGAATGAAGCTTGTCTTGCGGCGACGAATCTGTGCTTTTTTGGGATCCAGGGGACTTATCAGGCTACCTCCGATGTATGTACCCCTCTCCCCCATCATTTTCTACGACACATACTGACTTGAAGCAGCGATCGCCTTTTGACATCACGCACTCCAACACCACGCTCTTCCCAAAGCCTTACATTGagaacttcttcaaccaacCCTGGGTCCAGCGCGATCTCGGTGTTCCGCTTAACTTCACTACGGGATTCAATAATATTGGCAAGGTGTGGTTGGGACAGACGGGAGATATCATGATTGGGAGTCTTCATGCTGTGGAGAGGGTTGTTGAGCGGGGTGTTAACGTTGCGTTGATCTACGCTGATCGCGACTATCGCTGCCCTTGTAAGTTTTCACAGAACGTTATTGTGGGGTGATTGCTAATTGGTAAAGGGCACGGTGGTGAGAACATCAGTCTTTCACTGAACTTCTCCTCTGCTGAAGAGTTCCGCTCCGCTGGATACACGCCCATCAAGACGAATTGCTCTTACACAGCTGGTTTCGTTCGCGAGCATGGAAATGTATCGTTTTCTCGAATTTTCGAATCTGGACATGGAGTAGCAGGTTATCAACCTGAGGCGTTGTCTACGATCTTCAACAGAGTCATGTCGAGGAGGGATTTGGCCACTGGGGAGGTTGATCTGAGGAAGCATACGGGGTACAAGACCAAGGGACGAAAGAGTGTGAGGAGTGTGAGGAACAAGGTTCCCGAGTCGCCGGTAAATACGTGCTTTGTTAGAGATGCGCCATTGAGCTGTACGGATGAGCAGTTGATGGCGTTGGCGGTGGGTAAGGCCAAGGTTGAGAATTgggttgttgttgagccGAAGGGGGAGAAGCCTAAGGCGATGAAGGTTGAGAGAAAGGGACGCTTTGTTTGAGGTAAGGGGATTGGATTGACATGCTTGGATGTCTAATTGACTGGGATAGGCATAGATTCACTTCGCTTCTATTAACTGTTGTTTATATAGAGATTTATTGACTTACACTGATTGACTGAAATGAACTGAGCTGCATGGAAGTGGATCAAAAGAGCTGACGTCACATGCCAACTCAGCTCTGCCAGCTCAGCTCCCCTCAGTTTAGGACCCCTCATTCACTGTTTACCTCGCCTCAGCCAAAATAACCTTAACCTTAGCTTCgtcctccatctccatcaccaactttACTTCTGTCTTCTCCCCAAGATGTCCTCCCGCGGTGTCCCAGAAGTCCTTTTCAAAAAAGTAGACGAATACGTCGACTCCCTCGCTCCCCAGATCCAACCCCGCATCACCTCCGAGCTCGAGACCTTTCAGCAAAAGACCATCGACAGCCTCGAAGATAAAGTCGTCGACGCTTTCCGATCACTCTTCAACAAAGATAAGGattcttcttcgagaagtCCATTTGACCTTAAGGATGATGCGCCTGATGCGTATGGAGGACAGAGTCT from Fusarium oxysporum Fo47 chromosome III, complete sequence harbors:
- a CDS encoding Alpha/Beta hydrolase protein; the protein is MRLPKSLGLAFGSLVAAQEWVAAPKGLEVVSSKLFNGAEISYKKTSVCETTEGVNAYSGYVSLPKSLLPDFQHWDEKQKAHLFFWYFEARNNPSTAPTSIYIGGGPGSSSFDNTNGFPCSVNADSNSTTLNDISWNKHVNMLYIDQPLGTGFSYVDLVNGTFDTLTQTFTPVKGEKVPKTNGTFLQATFDSGELETVPKTTMSGARTMWAFAQVWFNEFPEWQTKNDEISLWTSSYGGFYGPNYFSYFQDQNTLISNSKPTFANATILNLATLGLQEPGIDARAMAKGYADYGHHNNYGLQFFDDKTYKGMLQKIEEPETGCYALTDKCRALVAEGDPERFGNNKTVNEACLAATNLCFFGIQGTYQATSDRSPFDITHSNTTLFPKPYIENFFNQPWVQRDLGVPLNFTTGFNNIGKVWLGQTGDIMIGSLHAVERVVERGVNVALIYADRDYRCPWHGGENISLSLNFSSAEEFRSAGYTPIKTNCSYTAGFVREHGNVSFSRIFESGHGVAGYQPEALSTIFNRVMSRRDLATGEVDLRKHTGYKTKGRKSVRSVRNKVPESPVNTCFVRDAPLSCTDEQLMALAVGKAKVENWVVVEPKGEKPKAMKVERKGRFV
- a CDS encoding putative phosphatase regulatory subunit-domain-containing protein; protein product: MPYTPPSHRSPASSASASPVASRRSSLQSSPRPSLPRSASYLTKHRRTPSASALSDGSTGTLTPQGTSEDLKSMGTAVPSSVRQSPPPVTDERAMPMGAIISPPDSASSGSDDEEQEPQIRGRKLDKALRDAVSQIPMQRSSSPPRSQLQHQDSTEHLQLRRKDGVHLSFSTSALGDLAKGRKMGHVRSATEPNAGLSKSNDNSISVSEEESDEDLLKKPQMVRKKSGELVRPALRPSSRRRPSSMPGTPIFSKAVHFDSHLEHVRHFLQVDRPLAVSAGSSPIDSYESDTEYPFPGNGKQTARTPPFEWEILTTNFPHDSAARKSLPVRLEKVWLSADQKTLLGSVAVANIAFSKAVTCRFTLDYWKTTSEVAADYSHEIRPRETPLGHDRFTFSIKLADTANLESKTLFLCIRYAVNGQEYWDNNSSSNFQVDFRKKHLPMNGKNNFQGASSRPANGLPRSSRRTNSANVPRPKSMPAGFGDFGDDAKLNFDQPIHEYLGESENSTGGLRLKSKSAGNLASDNLSKDFGSPSGLAFSNRYDFGASLSAAVQAAKDKEASQDKDGLYMKANVRTLKPTLTVPEPATNAKSQSTTGATSPNSTISSSSYEELVNKYCFVRAPEVRPASPIASGARRPSLIHQNLSISLQGLRDGTATQKQNERFGSKQSSPNMKDGTLSGARFDGAAGGNHHRRSYTTSLGSPNGNAHHAGPAAHHTLQLHGALSPPSGASTPQDAFRANSTSPSPRPSATARSASPAFVSFDATPSNDLSYHVQQQMMDRFPWSDGHAATAIRG